The proteins below are encoded in one region of Roseovarius bejariae:
- a CDS encoding nitrite reductase: protein MIRPIVFSSALILSALAAQADPAQTYGAECAACHGEDRLGGTGPALIPQTLKRMRGPNLISVITHGRAATQMPAFGEMLDEDQIAALADYLKTPLDSVPEWQPEQIEQTRWIDPDYTPADTPVFDADPLNITLVVETGDHHVSVLDGDSFEVLDRFETPFAVHGGPKFSPEGRYVFIMSRDGWVQKYDIWSLQQVGRVRAGLNSRNIAMSHDGKHLAVANYLPMTLTILSTEDLSVERVMPVIGKDGRKSRVSAVYQAPQRRSFILALKDTPEIWEVATDPEAEPIYEGFVHSREKGMIEGLPSSEGLFARRRIMLHQPLDDFFFTDDYRHLIGAARDTGRGVVVNLNVGREIAELPLPGMPHLGSGISWERDGKRVMATPHLKEGMLSIIDTQDWTVNETIETDGPGFFLRSHENSPYFWADVFFGPNRDLMHVIDKQSLEIVKTLRPVPGATVAHVEFTRDGRHALVSVWEDDGAVLVYDAETLELVKRLPMRKPSGKYNVFNKITFSEGTSH, encoded by the coding sequence ATGATCCGGCCCATCGTTTTCAGTAGTGCGTTGATCCTGTCGGCACTGGCCGCACAGGCCGACCCGGCCCAGACCTATGGCGCAGAATGCGCGGCCTGCCATGGCGAGGACCGCCTTGGCGGGACCGGCCCGGCACTGATCCCACAGACCTTGAAGCGTATGCGGGGGCCGAACCTGATCTCCGTGATCACCCATGGCCGCGCGGCAACGCAGATGCCCGCCTTTGGCGAGATGCTTGACGAGGATCAGATCGCGGCACTGGCCGATTACCTCAAGACACCGTTGGACTCTGTGCCGGAGTGGCAGCCCGAACAGATCGAGCAGACCCGGTGGATCGACCCCGATTACACGCCAGCGGATACGCCGGTTTTCGACGCTGACCCGTTGAACATCACGCTGGTTGTGGAAACCGGCGATCATCATGTCAGCGTGTTGGACGGCGACAGTTTCGAGGTGCTGGACCGGTTCGAGACGCCCTTTGCCGTGCATGGTGGCCCGAAGTTCAGCCCCGAGGGCCGCTATGTTTTCATCATGTCGCGTGACGGCTGGGTGCAGAAATACGATATCTGGTCGCTGCAGCAGGTGGGCCGGGTGCGTGCGGGCCTGAACAGCCGCAACATCGCGATGAGCCATGACGGCAAGCATCTGGCGGTGGCCAATTACCTGCCGATGACGCTGACCATCCTGTCCACCGAGGACCTGAGCGTCGAGCGCGTCATGCCGGTGATCGGCAAGGACGGACGGAAAAGCCGGGTCTCGGCCGTTTACCAGGCCCCGCAGCGCCGCAGTTTCATTCTGGCGCTGAAGGACACGCCGGAAATCTGGGAAGTGGCCACGGACCCCGAGGCCGAGCCGATTTACGAGGGCTTCGTGCATTCCCGCGAGAAAGGCATGATCGAGGGTCTGCCCTCGTCCGAGGGGCTGTTTGCCCGGCGGCGGATCATGCTGCACCAGCCGCTGGACGATTTCTTTTTCACCGATGACTACCGGCACCTGATCGGGGCCGCGCGGGATACCGGACGCGGCGTGGTGGTGAACCTCAACGTAGGGCGCGAGATTGCCGAATTGCCCCTGCCCGGGATGCCGCATCTGGGGTCGGGTATCTCTTGGGAACGTGACGGCAAGCGGGTCATGGCCACCCCGCACCTGAAGGAAGGCATGCTGTCGATCATCGACACGCAGGACTGGACGGTAAACGAGACCATCGAAACCGACGGGCCGGGATTCTTCCTTAGAAGTCATGAGAACTCGCCCTATTTCTGGGCCGACGTGTTTTTCGGGCCGAACCGCGACCTCATGCATGTGATCGACAAGCAATCGCTGGAGATCGTGAAGACGCTGCGCCCGGTCCCCGGCGCCACTGTGGCGCATGTGGAATTCACCCGTGACGGGCGCCATGCGCTTGTCTCGGTCTGGGAGGATGACGGGGCGGTGCTGGTCTATGACGCCGAAACACTGGAGCTGGTCAAGCGCCTGCCAATGCGCAAACCATCGGGAAAGTACAATGTATTCAACAAGATCACCTTCTCGGAAGGCACAAGCCACTAA
- the nirJ gene encoding heme d1 biosynthesis radical SAM protein NirJ, whose translation MFRLSEYMHQLVTPTPVRQRRGHGPVKPVVIWNLTRRCNLRCRHCYTVSADVDFPGELSHEQAMSTLDDLGTFGIPALILSGGEPLDRFDFFDIAKAARPKVRMLALSTNGTKIHGENADRVAEIGFDYVGISIDGIGKTNDWFRGVDGAFNDALRGVRECKKRGIKVGLRFTLTRDNAGQLPDLLQLCDAEGVDKFYLSHLVYAGRGDKNRGEDAVHDHTRRALEQLIDRAWVAAAEDMPLDIVTGNNDADAVYLMRWAERHFDAPRLENLRAHLEAWGGNSSGLGVANIDTLGRVHPDTYWSDYTVGNVKTQAFSELWTGGDAMLAQLRRRPRPLKGRCGACAFKAVCGGNTRIRALQVTGDPWAEDPACYLSNEEIGVTSDADRLTVTPFRGKKHDPAHRFQ comes from the coding sequence ATGTTCCGCCTTTCGGAATACATGCACCAGTTGGTCACTCCGACCCCTGTCCGCCAAAGGCGCGGCCATGGGCCGGTCAAGCCGGTGGTGATCTGGAACCTGACACGGCGCTGCAACCTGCGCTGCCGGCATTGTTACACGGTTTCGGCGGACGTGGATTTTCCCGGCGAGTTGAGCCACGAACAGGCGATGTCCACGCTGGATGACCTCGGGACTTTCGGCATTCCTGCCTTGATCCTGTCGGGGGGTGAACCGCTGGACCGATTCGATTTCTTCGACATCGCCAAAGCGGCGCGTCCCAAGGTGCGGATGCTGGCACTGTCGACAAACGGCACCAAGATTCACGGAGAGAACGCGGACCGCGTGGCCGAGATCGGGTTCGATTATGTCGGCATCTCGATCGACGGAATCGGCAAGACGAACGACTGGTTCCGCGGGGTCGACGGGGCCTTCAATGACGCGCTGCGCGGTGTGCGGGAATGCAAGAAACGCGGCATCAAGGTGGGCCTGCGGTTTACCCTGACGCGCGACAATGCCGGGCAGTTGCCTGACCTGTTGCAGCTTTGCGATGCGGAAGGCGTGGACAAGTTTTATCTTTCGCATCTGGTTTATGCGGGCCGGGGCGACAAGAACCGGGGCGAAGATGCGGTGCATGACCATACCCGCCGCGCACTGGAGCAGTTGATCGACCGGGCCTGGGTGGCGGCAGCGGAGGACATGCCGCTGGATATCGTGACGGGGAACAACGACGCCGACGCGGTGTACCTGATGCGGTGGGCCGAGCGCCACTTCGACGCCCCGCGGTTGGAAAACCTGCGGGCGCACCTGGAGGCCTGGGGCGGCAATTCCTCGGGGCTGGGGGTGGCCAATATCGACACGCTGGGCCGGGTGCATCCCGATACCTATTGGTCGGATTACACCGTCGGCAACGTCAAGACACAGGCCTTTTCCGAGTTGTGGACGGGCGGTGATGCGATGCTGGCGCAGTTGCGGCGTCGGCCCCGCCCCCTGAAAGGGCGCTGTGGGGCCTGTGCCTTCAAGGCGGTCTGCGGCGGCAACACGCGTATTCGCGCCCTGCAAGTCACAGGCGACCCTTGGGCCGAGGACCCGGCCTGTTACCTGAGCAACGAAGAGATCGGCGTCACGTCGGATGCCGACCGCCTGACCGTTACCCCTTTCCGAGGCAAGAAACATGATCCGGCCCATCGTTTTCAGTAG
- a CDS encoding FAD:protein FMN transferase produces the protein MQTFTRRRFLTIAACAGALGTRASAAAELTQWRTNALGARMTLSLAHPKAEVIAQTVFAELRRLEGIFSLYKPDSALSRLNREGRLAAPPFELLECLGLSGRVHDASGGRFDPTIQPLWAAYAQSSASGETDTGAIEQARALVGWQGVAFDSQTIRFARPGMTITLNGIAQGYIADRIAALLARQGLTDVMIDTGELRALGGHPDGGDWPVTLKAVDGGTAGRADLRDTSMATSAPSGTRFGLAGEPGHILDPVTGRPTQAPWRLVSVTGPSAAVADGLSTAICLMEDRGTIDAALSGFSGVSLVHLS, from the coding sequence ATGCAGACTTTCACCCGCCGCCGCTTCCTGACGATTGCCGCCTGTGCCGGGGCCTTGGGCACGCGGGCCTCTGCCGCCGCCGAACTCACCCAATGGCGGACCAATGCGCTTGGCGCCCGGATGACGCTCAGCCTTGCCCACCCCAAGGCTGAAGTCATCGCGCAAACTGTCTTCGCCGAATTGCGCCGCCTCGAAGGCATCTTCAGCCTGTACAAACCTGACTCGGCCCTAAGCCGTTTGAACCGCGAGGGCCGGTTGGCCGCGCCACCTTTTGAGTTGTTGGAATGCCTTGGCTTGTCCGGGCGTGTCCATGACGCGAGCGGCGGGCGGTTCGACCCGACCATTCAACCGCTATGGGCGGCATACGCACAGAGCAGTGCCAGCGGCGAAACCGACACCGGCGCAATTGAACAGGCCCGCGCGCTGGTTGGTTGGCAGGGGGTTGCATTCGACAGTCAGACGATCCGTTTTGCACGCCCCGGCATGACGATCACGTTGAACGGCATCGCGCAGGGCTATATCGCCGACCGGATCGCGGCGCTGCTGGCCCGTCAGGGGCTGACCGACGTGATGATCGACACCGGAGAGTTGCGCGCGCTGGGCGGGCATCCCGATGGCGGCGATTGGCCTGTCACGCTCAAGGCTGTCGATGGCGGCACGGCTGGCCGCGCAGACCTGCGCGATACCTCCATGGCCACCTCTGCCCCCTCCGGAACGCGGTTCGGCCTTGCGGGGGAACCGGGCCATATCCTCGATCCGGTCACGGGCCGGCCCACCCAAGCCCCTTGGCGTCTTGTCAGCGTGACAGGCCCAAGCGCCGCCGTGGCTGATGGGCTGAGTACGGCAATCTGCCTGATGGAGGACCGTGGAACCATCGACGCCGCCCTTTCCGGATTTTCCGGCGTCTCCCTGGTGCATCTGTCATGA
- a CDS encoding nitrous oxide reductase accessory protein NosL, producing the protein MKHSLAFICLFALAACQEETAEKPQAVTMTATALGHFCQMNMLEHPGPKAQVHLDGLPGAPLFFSQVRDAIAYLRMPEQSHAITAIYVSDMGRAPSWQSPGRDNWIAAEGAVYVLGSGREGGMGAPEVVPFAHTQSAEAFVDLNGGRVVALDDIPDAAVLAPVQQPQVADTEDDDFATRLRALSKERMN; encoded by the coding sequence ATGAAACACAGTCTCGCTTTCATCTGCCTTTTTGCCTTGGCCGCTTGTCAGGAAGAAACCGCAGAAAAGCCCCAGGCCGTGACGATGACGGCGACGGCCCTGGGCCATTTCTGCCAGATGAACATGCTGGAACACCCCGGCCCCAAAGCGCAGGTGCACCTTGATGGCCTGCCGGGCGCGCCGCTTTTCTTCAGCCAGGTTCGCGATGCCATCGCCTATTTGCGGATGCCCGAACAAAGCCACGCGATAACCGCCATTTACGTCAGCGACATGGGCCGCGCGCCAAGCTGGCAGTCGCCGGGTCGTGACAACTGGATCGCGGCGGAAGGCGCGGTTTATGTGCTGGGGTCCGGGCGCGAGGGCGGCATGGGCGCGCCCGAGGTCGTGCCGTTCGCCCATACCCAATCCGCCGAGGCTTTTGTTGATCTCAATGGCGGGCGCGTTGTTGCGCTGGATGATATCCCCGACGCCGCCGTTCTGGCCCCGGTGCAGCAACCACAGGTGGCGGACACCGAAGACGATGATTTCGCCACGCGCCTGCGGGCGCTGTCGAAGGAAAGGATGAACTGA
- a CDS encoding AsnC family transcriptional regulator: MTIDSTDRAIIAATQAGLPLIAQPYAQVAQELGLDEPEVLKRMNAMQDRGIIRRVAVAPNHYALGLTSNGMSVWDVEDDCIGELGAQVGALSFVSHCYERPRALPDWPYNLFAMIHGTSRDEVEEKRGQIAALLGGACRGSEILYSTRILKKTGLRLRLREN, from the coding sequence ATGACCATCGACAGCACGGACCGGGCAATTATCGCGGCGACACAGGCGGGGCTTCCGCTGATCGCACAGCCCTATGCGCAGGTCGCGCAGGAGCTTGGGCTGGACGAGCCGGAGGTTCTGAAACGGATGAATGCCATGCAGGACCGTGGCATCATTCGCCGTGTTGCCGTGGCCCCCAACCACTATGCCCTTGGCCTGACATCCAACGGGATGTCGGTTTGGGATGTCGAGGATGACTGTATCGGCGAACTTGGCGCGCAGGTGGGCGCGCTGAGTTTCGTCAGCCATTGCTATGAACGCCCGCGCGCTTTGCCCGACTGGCCCTACAACCTGTTTGCCATGATTCATGGCACGAGCCGCGACGAGGTCGAGGAGAAGCGCGGGCAGATTGCCGCGCTGCTGGGTGGGGCCTGCCGGGGCAGCGAGATCCTGTATTCCACACGCATTTTGAAAAAGACCGGGCTGCGGCTGCGGTTGAGGGAGAATTGA
- a CDS encoding Lrp/AsnC family transcriptional regulator, whose translation MTIDDIDRAILNRLQEGFPITTAPFAQVAKELGLSEADLIERLDRMKTERIITRFGPFYDAAEMGGAFCLCAMEVPEDEFEAVLTKVNSFPEVAHNYERSHRLNMWFVLATETEESIEEVAASLERETGQRVLRFPKLREFFIGFRVAA comes from the coding sequence ATGACCATTGACGACATCGACAGGGCAATTCTGAACCGATTGCAAGAGGGTTTCCCGATCACCACCGCGCCCTTCGCGCAAGTCGCCAAGGAACTGGGATTGTCCGAGGCGGACCTGATCGAGCGGCTGGACCGGATGAAAACCGAGCGGATCATCACCCGCTTCGGCCCCTTTTACGACGCCGCCGAGATGGGCGGGGCCTTTTGCCTGTGCGCGATGGAGGTGCCGGAGGATGAATTCGAGGCCGTCCTGACAAAAGTCAATTCGTTCCCGGAGGTGGCGCATAATTATGAACGCAGTCACCGACTGAACATGTGGTTCGTTCTGGCCACTGAGACAGAGGAGAGCATCGAAGAGGTGGCTGCGTCCCTTGAGCGGGAAACGGGGCAGCGCGTGCTCCGTTTCCCCAAGCTCAGGGAGTTCTTTATCGGCTTCAGGGTAGCGGCATGA
- a CDS encoding c-type cytochrome — protein MITKHIAAATLLAALATPALAEGDPEAGEKVFRKCKACHQVGEGAKNRVGPALNGIVGAKVGQAEDFRYSKAFEEKAAEGMVWDDEALAAYLANPRDYIPGNKMSFAGLRKDDDIADVIAYLGTFE, from the coding sequence ATGATTACGAAACACATCGCGGCAGCAACGCTTTTGGCCGCATTGGCCACCCCGGCCCTGGCCGAGGGCGACCCCGAAGCCGGCGAAAAAGTCTTCCGTAAATGCAAGGCCTGCCATCAGGTCGGCGAGGGCGCCAAGAACCGGGTGGGCCCCGCATTGAACGGGATCGTCGGGGCTAAGGTCGGTCAGGCCGAGGACTTCCGCTATTCCAAGGCGTTCGAGGAAAAGGCCGCCGAAGGGATGGTCTGGGATGACGAAGCACTTGCCGCCTATCTCGCCAATCCACGCGATTATATTCCGGGCAACAAGATGTCCTTCGCGGGCCTGCGCAAGGATGACGATATTGCCGATGTGATCGCCTATCTCGGCACCTTCGAGTAA
- a CDS encoding ABC transporter ATP-binding protein: MTQSLILSQLTKSYRNTQVLHDVSLNVDPGERVALLGHNGAGKSTMMKIILGLISFNGGEVRVLGAKPGSPVARAGVAYLPENAAFHSALTGLEQIRHYLRLRGQPARLAGDLLDRVGLADAGKRRIGTYSKGMRQRIGLAQALIGKPRLLVLDEPTSGLDPVSRRDFYALLDDLAADGASVLLSSHALTEVEARTDRLVILSQGRLVTQGTLSDLRRQAALPIKLHVTPSEGQRDCLAEALPQGRMNGTGLHLSCAQDEKLSTLSRIAGLGGMVRDIEVTPPSLEDIYSHFSRRDGQ, encoded by the coding sequence ATGACACAAAGTTTGATCCTCTCGCAGCTCACTAAGAGCTATCGGAACACGCAGGTTCTGCATGACGTTTCGCTCAATGTGGACCCGGGCGAACGCGTTGCCTTGCTTGGCCACAATGGGGCAGGCAAATCCACGATGATGAAGATCATCCTTGGCCTCATCTCCTTCAATGGTGGCGAGGTGCGTGTTTTGGGGGCAAAGCCCGGGTCACCTGTGGCCCGCGCAGGTGTTGCCTACCTGCCGGAAAATGCGGCCTTTCATTCGGCACTGACCGGATTGGAGCAGATTCGCCACTACCTGCGCCTGCGCGGGCAACCCGCGCGACTGGCTGGCGATCTTCTGGATCGTGTGGGCCTTGCCGATGCGGGCAAGCGCCGGATCGGCACCTATTCCAAGGGGATGCGGCAGCGCATCGGGCTGGCGCAGGCGCTGATTGGCAAACCCCGGCTTCTGGTGCTGGACGAACCGACCAGCGGCCTTGATCCCGTGTCGCGGCGTGATTTCTATGCGCTGCTCGACGATCTGGCCGCCGATGGTGCCTCCGTTCTTCTGTCCAGCCACGCCCTGACCGAGGTCGAGGCACGGACCGACCGTCTGGTGATCTTGTCGCAAGGACGGCTTGTCACACAGGGAACGCTAAGTGACCTGCGCCGTCAGGCGGCCCTGCCGATCAAGCTCCATGTCACCCCCAGCGAAGGGCAGCGGGACTGCCTCGCCGAGGCCCTGCCACAAGGCCGCATGAACGGCACCGGCCTGCATCTGAGTTGCGCGCAGGACGAAAAGCTTTCGACCCTGTCCCGCATCGCCGGACTGGGGGGGATGGTCCGGGATATCGAGGTGACCCCGCCCAGCCTTGAAGACATCTACAGCCATTTCAGCCGGAGGGACGGACAATGA
- a CDS encoding CbiX/SirB N-terminal domain-containing protein gives MSHGQPSDPAPADRALAAFAARVGARLPHWQVTSATLAAPGALDRAFAQTGEDALIYPMFMTNGWFTRDALHQAIGPRHAHVLPPFGAEQGLPDLAAEWLRDVLRRQGWTASDTRLFVAAHGSGRSKQSAQDTRAFAKMLARQLPFADIRIGFVEEEPFLSDMAFDLGRQSVCLPFFAAEGGHVLEDVHEALELAQFEGVRLPPIGCAEAAPALVARTIEGAEVPA, from the coding sequence GTGAGCCACGGCCAACCCTCGGATCCCGCCCCGGCGGACCGGGCCCTTGCCGCCTTCGCGGCGCGCGTAGGGGCGCGCTTGCCCCACTGGCAGGTGACAAGCGCCACCCTGGCCGCGCCGGGCGCATTGGACCGGGCTTTCGCACAGACGGGCGAGGACGCGTTGATTTACCCGATGTTCATGACGAACGGGTGGTTCACCCGCGATGCCCTGCACCAAGCGATCGGGCCACGCCATGCCCATGTTCTGCCGCCCTTCGGGGCGGAGCAGGGCCTGCCCGATCTGGCCGCTGAATGGCTGCGCGACGTCTTGCGCAGGCAGGGATGGACGGCAAGCGACACGCGGCTGTTTGTGGCCGCGCATGGATCGGGACGCAGCAAACAGTCGGCGCAGGACACGCGGGCCTTCGCCAAGATGCTGGCGAGACAGCTGCCATTCGCCGACATCAGGATCGGCTTCGTCGAAGAGGAACCTTTCCTGTCCGACATGGCCTTTGATCTGGGCAGGCAATCGGTCTGCCTGCCTTTTTTCGCGGCCGAGGGCGGTCATGTGCTGGAGGATGTACATGAAGCCTTGGAGCTGGCGCAGTTCGAGGGTGTTCGCCTGCCGCCTATCGGCTGTGCCGAGGCAGCCCCGGCGCTTGTGGCAAGAACGATCGAAGGGGCGGAGGTTCCCGCATGA
- a CDS encoding ABC transporter permease — translation MTRILATVSTEFLIALRNRWVTIAIAMMVIFSLVLSAAGSAPTGALGADSLSVVVASLTSLSVYLVPLVALLMSFDGVAGEVERGTLPLVLTYPISRAELLFSKLLAHLAVLTLAVGAGYGSAALAAVIVETDAAQGLPALWRLVWSSVLLGAAFLCLGYALSAMSRRPSGAAGLAIGLWLVMVVLYDLGLLAAVVSDGGGWFTTKVFPWLLVANPADAFRLFNLAASDATAAAAGIAGAANAIPPMHALVSMVLWPLLALGGAVAIFRKVTP, via the coding sequence ATGACCCGGATACTGGCAACGGTCTCGACCGAATTCCTCATTGCCCTTCGCAACAGGTGGGTCACGATCGCAATCGCCATGATGGTGATCTTTTCCCTAGTTCTCTCTGCGGCAGGCTCCGCGCCTACGGGCGCGCTGGGCGCCGACAGTCTCTCGGTGGTCGTGGCCAGCCTGACGTCCCTGTCGGTCTACCTCGTGCCACTCGTGGCGCTCCTGATGTCCTTCGATGGCGTCGCGGGGGAGGTCGAACGGGGGACGCTTCCCCTTGTCCTGACCTATCCCATTTCACGGGCCGAGCTGTTGTTCAGCAAGCTTCTGGCGCATCTTGCCGTGCTGACACTGGCCGTCGGAGCAGGTTATGGAAGCGCGGCATTGGCCGCCGTTATCGTCGAAACGGACGCGGCACAGGGCTTGCCCGCCTTGTGGCGTCTGGTCTGGTCCTCGGTCCTGTTGGGGGCAGCCTTCCTGTGCCTCGGGTATGCGCTCTCGGCGATGTCCCGCAGGCCCTCTGGCGCGGCGGGCCTTGCCATCGGGCTGTGGCTGGTGATGGTCGTGCTTTACGATCTGGGCCTGCTGGCCGCTGTCGTTTCGGATGGCGGCGGATGGTTCACAACGAAGGTGTTCCCGTGGCTTCTGGTCGCCAATCCCGCCGATGCCTTCCGCCTGTTCAACCTTGCCGCCTCCGACGCCACGGCCGCCGCCGCCGGTATCGCGGGCGCCGCCAACGCGATTCCGCCGATGCATGCGCTTGTCTCGATGGTCCTGTGGCCGCTGCTCGCGCTTGGCGGCGCGGTCGCGATCTTTCGAAAGGTCACGCCATGA
- a CDS encoding nitrous oxide reductase family maturation protein NosD, whose translation MLLRLLMLVTLIASAAHAADVPVPARGGALQTAIAGAAPGDVLILAPGRHDGPVTLSQSLTLDGQGKATIDGGGQGSVITVTGDDITVRGLTLTGSGSDHQTIDSGVQLTKTARRAVVENNEITGNLYGVDIHGADDSIVRGNTIVGRQDRRMNERGNGVYVWNAPGAQVVGNDIRFGRDGIFVNTSRRNVFRDNLFRDLRFAVHYMYANDSEVSGNISIGNHLGYALMFSDRVKVLDNLSLNDRDHGLMLNYANSSDLRGNLVRGAGKCTFIYNAHRNLIVGNRFEGCDIGIHFTAGSERNALTGNAFLGNRTQVKYVGTTDVEWSYDGIGNYWSDHAAFDLDGNGIADSPFRPNDLMDHILWSQPAAALLVGAPAVQLIRWSQSSFPATLPGGVLDSHPLMDPVQIDIPKDMADLAAKRAGKWRNGNADDTKFDPLAAH comes from the coding sequence ATGCTGCTCCGCCTTCTCATGCTGGTCACGCTGATCGCGTCTGCCGCCCATGCGGCTGACGTGCCTGTGCCCGCGCGGGGCGGAGCCTTGCAAACCGCCATCGCCGGGGCCGCCCCCGGCGATGTGCTCATCCTTGCACCGGGGCGTCACGACGGCCCGGTGACCCTCTCTCAGTCCCTCACTCTCGACGGGCAGGGCAAGGCCACTATCGACGGGGGCGGGCAGGGCTCGGTCATTACCGTGACGGGGGATGACATCACCGTGCGCGGCCTGACCCTCACCGGCTCGGGCAGCGATCATCAAACCATCGACTCGGGCGTGCAACTGACCAAGACGGCGCGGCGCGCCGTGGTCGAGAATAACGAGATCACCGGGAACCTTTATGGTGTCGACATCCACGGTGCCGACGACAGCATCGTGCGCGGCAACACCATCGTTGGTCGACAGGACCGGCGCATGAACGAACGAGGTAACGGCGTTTACGTCTGGAATGCCCCCGGCGCGCAGGTGGTGGGCAACGACATCCGCTTTGGCCGGGACGGGATTTTCGTGAACACCTCACGCCGCAACGTGTTTCGCGACAACCTGTTTCGCGATCTGCGCTTTGCCGTCCATTACATGTACGCCAACGACAGCGAAGTGTCGGGCAATATTTCGATCGGCAATCACCTTGGCTATGCGCTGATGTTTTCCGACCGGGTCAAGGTTCTCGACAACCTGTCGCTGAACGATCGCGATCATGGCCTGATGCTGAACTACGCCAACAGTTCGGACTTGCGCGGTAACCTCGTGCGCGGGGCGGGGAAGTGTACATTCATCTACAACGCACACCGCAATCTGATCGTCGGCAACCGCTTTGAAGGCTGCGATATCGGCATCCACTTCACCGCCGGGTCCGAGCGCAATGCCTTGACCGGAAACGCCTTTCTGGGCAACCGAACGCAGGTCAAATACGTCGGCACCACGGATGTCGAATGGAGTTATGACGGCATCGGCAACTACTGGTCCGATCACGCGGCCTTTGATCTGGATGGAAACGGCATTGCCGATAGCCCCTTTCGACCCAATGACCTGATGGATCATATCCTGTGGTCGCAACCGGCCGCCGCCCTTCTGGTGGGTGCCCCGGCGGTGCAACTCATTCGCTGGTCGCAATCCAGCTTCCCCGCCACCCTGCCGGGTGGCGTTCTGGACAGCCACCCCCTGATGGACCCCGTGCAGATCGACATCCCCAAGGACATGGCCGACCTGGCCGCGAAACGCGCCGGAAAGTGGCGCAATGGAAATGCAGATGACACAAAGTTTGATCCTCTCGCAGCTCACTAA
- a CDS encoding FAD:protein FMN transferase yields the protein MTQTRRRFLAISAAALAVPMGAQAAPVAHWRGRALGADASIALAGISQIEARPLLARLAKELDRLEGIFSLYRPDSALARLNRTGRLDQAPPEFLSVLGHCEAIHHASGGVFDPTIQPLWQAMARGEDTARARALVGWSGVQVSDGTVSFKRPGMAMTLNGIAQGKITDHIAGWLAARGFSDVLVNTGEIAARGRRAQGDAWHAGIAVSDGRILRRLELSNRALATSEPRIGTGAAHILDPRGGSASQSLVSVSAPRAVLADGLSTACCLMPQVHAHGLVSRFEGAAIEWLA from the coding sequence ATGACACAAACCCGCCGCCGGTTTCTGGCCATCAGTGCCGCTGCTCTGGCCGTCCCCATGGGGGCGCAGGCCGCGCCGGTGGCGCATTGGCGTGGCCGTGCCCTCGGGGCTGATGCCTCGATTGCTCTGGCGGGGATCTCGCAGATCGAGGCCCGCCCCCTGCTGGCCCGCCTCGCAAAAGAACTCGATCGTCTCGAAGGTATATTCAGCCTGTACCGACCCGACAGTGCGCTGGCGCGGCTGAACCGCACCGGGCGGCTTGATCAGGCACCGCCCGAATTCCTGTCCGTGCTCGGCCACTGCGAGGCGATCCATCATGCCAGCGGCGGCGTCTTCGATCCGACGATTCAGCCGCTTTGGCAGGCCATGGCACGTGGCGAGGATACCGCCAGGGCGCGGGCGCTCGTGGGCTGGTCCGGCGTGCAGGTTTCGGACGGGACGGTTTCATTTAAACGGCCCGGAATGGCAATGACCCTCAATGGAATCGCGCAGGGCAAGATTACCGATCACATCGCTGGATGGCTCGCCGCCCGTGGATTTTCCGATGTCTTGGTCAATACCGGCGAAATTGCCGCGCGCGGTCGCCGTGCGCAGGGTGACGCTTGGCACGCTGGCATCGCGGTTTCCGATGGCCGGATCTTGCGGCGACTGGAGCTTTCGAACCGCGCACTGGCCACCTCAGAACCGCGCATCGGAACAGGCGCGGCGCATATCCTTGATCCGCGCGGTGGCTCGGCCTCGCAATCTCTGGTCTCGGTTTCCGCACCGCGCGCGGTTCTGGCGGATGGGTTGTCGACCGCATGCTGCCTGATGCCGCAAGTACACGCCCATGGCCTCGTGTCCCGCTTCGAGGGCGCGGCTATCGAATGGCTGGCATGA